GCCTGCTGCCGGCTGCGACCTGCTGCCTGCTGCCTAAAGGAGCTACCGATGAGCGACACCGACGAGCGCCTGCGCCGCTGGCGGCTGGTGCTGGGCGGCGGCGACGCCGACGGTACCGGCGTGGATCTGCGCGGCCAGGATATGGCGATCGATGGCGCACTGCAGGCGCTGTACGATGCCGAGCGTGCCGGCGGGCTGGGCAGCTCGCAGCCGAATATCGCGCGCTGGCTGGGCGATATCCGCAGCTACTTCCCCAGCTCGGTGGTGCAGGTGCTGCAGCGCGACGCGCTTGAGCGCCTGGATCTGCGCCAGATGCTGCTGCAGCCCGAGCTGCTGGCGTCGGTCGAGCCGAATGTGCAGCTAGTGGCCGATCTGCTGGCGCTCAAAAGCGTCATGCCGGCCAAGACGATCGACACCGCGCGGCAGGTGGTGCGCAAAGTGGTCGATGAGCTACAGCGCAAGCTGGCCAACCCTACGCGCCAGGCCGTGCTGGGCAGCCTGAACCGCGCCGCCCGCAGCCGCCGCCCGCGCCACAACGAGATCGACTGGCATCGCACCATCCGGCTGAATCTGCGCCACTACCAGCCGGCCTACCGCACGATTATTGCCGAGCGGCGCGTCGGCTACGCACGCAAGCGCTCGTCGCTGCGCGAGATCATCCTGTGCGTCGATCAGAGCGGCTCGATGGGCACATCGGTGGTGTATAGCGGGATTTTCGGCGCGGTGCTGGCCTCGCTGCCGGCCGTGCGCATGCACATGGTGGCGTTCGACACCGAAGTGGCCGACCTGACCGACTCGCTGCACGACCCGGTCGAGCTGCTGTTTGGCGTGCAGCTCGGCGGCGGCACCGACATCAACCGCGCGCTGGGCTACTGCCAGGGCCTGGTGCGCCGGCCGCAGGAGACGATCGTGGTGCTGATCAGCGACCTGTACGAGGGCGGCAACCGCGACGAGCTGCTCAGGCGCGCGGCGGCGCTGGTGGGCGCGGGCGTGCAGCTGGTGGCGCTACTGGCGCTGAGCGACCGCGGCGCGCCCAGCTATGATCATGCGGTGGCGGCGGCACTGGCGGCGCTGGGCGTGCCCGCATTCGCCTGCACACCCGATCTATTCCCCGACCTGATGGCTGCGGCGATCAACCGCCAGGATCTCGGCCAGTGGGCCGCCGCGCACGAGATCGTTGCCGCGCGCGGGCCGCAGTAAGCCTGGC
The sequence above is drawn from the Candidatus Kouleothrix ribensis genome and encodes:
- a CDS encoding VWA domain-containing protein, translated to MSDTDERLRRWRLVLGGGDADGTGVDLRGQDMAIDGALQALYDAERAGGLGSSQPNIARWLGDIRSYFPSSVVQVLQRDALERLDLRQMLLQPELLASVEPNVQLVADLLALKSVMPAKTIDTARQVVRKVVDELQRKLANPTRQAVLGSLNRAARSRRPRHNEIDWHRTIRLNLRHYQPAYRTIIAERRVGYARKRSSLREIILCVDQSGSMGTSVVYSGIFGAVLASLPAVRMHMVAFDTEVADLTDSLHDPVELLFGVQLGGGTDINRALGYCQGLVRRPQETIVVLISDLYEGGNRDELLRRAAALVGAGVQLVALLALSDRGAPSYDHAVAAALAALGVPAFACTPDLFPDLMAAAINRQDLGQWAAAHEIVAARGPQ